From the Aquirufa lenticrescens genome, the window GCGCCACTTGCTCCACCACCTGACCCGCACCTAAAAGCACCAGATTGCATGGTGGGACGCCTGTTACATGTCCTAACAGCAAACCTTTTTTCTTTTGAATCAAATCGGTGGCAATTGGCAAAATCAATTGGCCAGCAATTTCAGCCATGATTTTAATGAAAGGAAAGCCGCCGCCATTGTCTTCGACGAATTCGAGGCCGATGGCCAAAAGTTTTTTTGCATTCATCGCATCGATTAACTCGGAGGATAAATGCTGGTAAGAGGCACTAGAAATAAAGGCCTGACCTTCTTTCATTCGCGCGATTTCAGCGATGGTAGGAGGGGTAATCTTTAACGTCAACGCACTTTGCCAAATCATCGCCACATCCTCACTCACACTTGCTCCGGCTAATAAATAGTCTGAATCGCTGAAACCTGCACGTTCTCCCGCGCCTTTTTCAATCACAATTTCGTGGCCATTATTGGTTAATAATGCAACGGCTTGCGGGCTCAGAGATATACGGTTTTCGTTCGGGTCGGATTCCTTAGGTAGACTGATGCGGATGCTTTGGGCATTCTGCTTCGTCCAGGCCATCGCCTCTAAAGGGGCAATTCCTTGCTTCGAAAGTAAGTCCTGAAAGGGATTGTGCTCTAATATCTTCGCCATACAACTTCTAATTTACGGTGCGCGTCATCGACGTGGGAGACGTTTAGTTCCAAATGTTCAAAGGTCCAAAACTCCTCCGCCTGCTCCGGCCACTCCACCAGACACAAGTGTCCAGAGTCTAAATATTCTTCTAATCCGATGTCAAAAGCTTCTTGTGCGTTCTTCAATCGGTATAAATCAAAATGGTACACGGGATTTCCTTTGCCATCCACATATTCATTTACTAATGAAAAAGTGGGGCTTTGGACAGATTGTGCGACCCCTAATTGCTGGCAAATTTCCTTAATTAAAGTCGTTTTTCCTGCCCCCATTTCTCCTCGAAACAACCACACATTCGGGTAGTCTTTTGTCTCGCGAATGAGGCTAGCGGCTATTTCAGGCAGTTCCGTGATGCTGTATTTATCCCAGGGTCTCATAGTTCGATGTCCCCTAATTGTGGTCTGATGAGTATTTCTTCTAAAACAGTCGATGGATTCATCGTATATGCCGAGTAAATCGTCGATGCGACATCGTCCGCGGGTATAAAGCGCGACTCTGGCAATTCCACTCCATCCCAAGCTGGTGTTAAAGTGGCTCCAGGTAAAATGGCTGTTACTTTAATTCCTTGCAATTTCGTTTCCTCACGCAAAACCTTAGTGAAGCCCAACAAGGCAAACTTACTAATGCAATACGATCCACCCGCAGTATAAGCCGTGATGGATGCCGTAGAGCAGATGGTGAAAATGTGACCTGATTTTTGGGCCTGTAAAGTAGGTAAAAAGGCACGTGTCAAATGATACGCACTGTATAAATTAGCCTCGATTTGACGCTCTAAAACGCCATCTTCTTCGTTCTGGATTTGACCCGGCATAAAAAATCCGGCATTATTGATTAGGACATCGATGGTTTTGGTTTGGCCTAAAACCCATTCTGCAAAATTCTGGCACTGCTTTTTGTCGCTTAAATCTGCGACGAAGGTGTGTAATAAAGGCGAATTGAACTCAGCAGATAGCTCCTTTAATTTCTCTCCCGTTCGCGAACACGTATACACGGTAAATCCTTCCAAAAGGAATTTTTTCACTAACGCTTTGCCAATTCCTTGGCTACCCCCACTAATTATTGCCGTTTTGTTCATTATCTTTGATAAATATCGATGTGTAATATACCAATCAGATGTCAAAATTAGGCAAATATTTAATCTTCCTGGGAAAGCTTTTTACAAATCCAGAAAAATTTCGGGTTTATCTCGCCTTGACGTTTCAGGAATGTGTGGACATCGGTATTAATTCGATCTTGATTGTAGCGATTGTCTCCTCCTTTTTAGGAGCTGTGACTTGCGTGCAAACCGCAGCAAATATGGATAATCCCTTCGTTCCTCAATACATTATCAGCTTAATTGTTCGGGATTCGACCATTTTAGAGATGGGGCCTACAATTACTTGTGTCGTATTAGCTGGTAAAATTGGTTCTAACATTGCTGGTCAATTAGGGACGATGCGCATTACAGAACAAATTGATGCTCTAGAAGTGATGGGGATTAACTCTCGGTCTTATTTAGTATTACCTAAAATCATTGCCGCAATGATTACTTTCCCCATGTTGGTGACCCTAGCTTGTTTTTTGGCCATCTACGGAGGCTATTTAGCCGGTTGGTTAACAGGATCGATTTCTCCACAGGAATACATCAAAGGATTACAATTCCAATTCAAAGGAAACTATATGATTTTTGCATTGACGAAATCAGTGGTATTTGCCTTTTTAATTGTAACGATTTCGGCGTTTAAAGGATTCTACACGAAAGGTGGTGCTTACGAAGTAGGGACAGCAAGTACCGCTGCGGTAACCAATTCGTGTATTGCGATTTTGATTGCAGATTATCTTTTGGCCCAATTATTAGTCGGCTAAATTCTCTCAATAAATACGTTGGTAGTTAATAGCGAGCTTGCAGAGCCTCTGTAGGATCCGTAAACGGGTGTGATTTCCTCAGGCAAACAAGACGCGGCTAATGGAATATGGTTTCCTGAAACGACCTCGTGCTGCGTCGGATCATAGCCCCTCCAGCCACCACCTGGCAAATAAACCTCCACCCAGGCATGTAAATGATGTGTCTGATTAGGCACATCAACAGGTGCGACTCCAATATAATAACCCGAAACAAATCTTGTAGCTAAGCCCATCGCGCGACACAGCGCGGAAAACAAGACCGCATAATCCCGGCAAGAACCCTTGCGGTTAATCAGGGTGAATTCGGGAGTATTCGGATTTCCTTCTTCTCGAATCTCATAAGCAAAATTCGTAAAGATGAATTCATTTAAGGCAGAAAGATAGGCTGAGGTGCTGTATTTTACGCCTGAGGCAATTTGGCGTGCCATTTGTTCTACATTCGGAGTAACACCCTCTAAACCTAAATAGGGGCTGAGCGTTTTTTGGTAGGAACGAGAATAAGTGATGGGTAATGTTTTACTCTCGAAAGGGAAGTAGACGAAGTCAAATGGATTGAACTCGGTTGTCTCTACCGTCGCCTTCATTTCTATTTCTAGAAAATTTGTCGGCTCCTTGAAGAATAGGATATTTTGAATGTTACCTTCTGGATCCAAGTTTTTTGAAATTTGAACCGGGCTAGGATGAATGTCTAATTGGAAATCTTGAACTGTTAATAGGGCACTTTTACGCGGATGTAAATAGAGGACGTGCGGGTCTAAGGTGACCGATTCACTATATTCATACCGAAGTTTATGCTGAATGCGCGCGATCATTTCGTAGGCGAAATTAAATCTTTCATCCAACCTTCTTCGATTCCTTCGAGGGATTTACGCAATGCTTCATTCCAATCGTCGGAAATCTTTTGCATATCTTCCTTGTAGAGTCTGATTTCTTTGGCCTTGAAACTATTCTTTTCGTAAACGACCACATCAATAGGGAAGTCCACATCATTGGCACTTACTTGGGTAGCATCAAAGGACAAGAAGCCCATTTTTAAGGCGTCTTTTAGCGAAGTTTCGTTGGTTAAATTGCGGTTTAATAAGGGCTTGCCGTAATTGGAGTTACCAATTATCTGGTATTTTAGACCATCATTAATTTCAATCCAATTGCCTTCTGGGAAGATTAAAAAAAGTTTGTGTTCGTTGTCTTTGGGCATTTGTCCACCTACAATCGCGTGTAAATTAAAAGCGTAGCCTTCTTTTTCTAGGGTTTCGCGATCTTCAGCAGCTACTTGTTTTAGTTTTTGGCCAAAGGAAGTAGCCGCCTGAAACATATAATCGTAGCTTTCTTCCTCATCCTCAATGGCTTGATTGAAATAGGTGACGGCTTTATCGCGTACAGAGCGCAATCCTGCTGTCATAATGAAAAGCGAATGATCTTTAATCTCGTGAATGGAGATTTTCTTATTCGAATATACTTCATTACCTGCAGTAATACGCGTGTCTGCAATCGCAATCAATCCTTCTTTAACGGTAATTCCTAAACAATAAGTCATATGATGATGGTGGCAAATGGGAGCGCAATATTACATTAATTTTAACAAATAGCCGGCCTAGTTGACCGGCTTTAAGTCAAAATAAGTGTTGTGTATTGTTTGTCCGATGTCGTTGTTCGAGGTTTGAAAAGCATCTAAAAACTGGTGCAATCCCGTAGTAAGTATGTCGTCAATCTCTGTGAATTGTACTTCAGAAAGGATCTTGGATAGTTTTTTCTCCGCTAAATTCGAGTAGCCGTGGTCAAAAGAAGTTCCGGAAATAGCATAAAGCGATTGTTCTGCTTCGGTTAAACAATGGACCACCGATCGCGGAAACCCTTTGTCCAAGATCAAAAATTCCACAATATTCGTGGGATTCACCACTTTGTATTGCTGGCGGAACATATTGTAGGCAGAAACCGATTTCAAAACCGAAGACCATAATAACAGATCTAAAGGAGAACCCACTGCGTCCACATTAGGTAAAAGGGTAAAATATTTAACATCTAAAAAACGTGTCGTTTTGTCTGCCCGTTCGAGTAATTTTCCTAACTGACCAAAATGCCAGCCTTCGCCACGGGTAATCGTCGAATCGACAATGCCATAAAACAACTGACTTCCGGATTTGATTTCCTCTAAAAATCCTTGGTAGCGGGCTAATTCCCAGCTTTTGCTTCCTTCTACGCGGTCCTTTACTTTCCAGTAGATTTGGTTTACATATTCCCACATTTCCTTCGAAATACTTTCGCGAATGGTGCGGGCATTCTCACGTGCTGAATACAGACAAGAAAGAATCGAGTTCGGATTATTGACATCGAAGGTCATGAAATACAAAACGTTCTCACGGTTTGCTTCGGGGTAATGTTCGAAGAAATTGTAATGATCGGCCGTGGCCACGATCAAGGGCTCCCATTGTTCCGGGACATTCGGGGGTAAATCGAGGGCAAGATTAAAATTCACCGAGATGAAGCGGGCATAATTGTCAGCTCTCTCGATGTACCGATTCATCCAATAAATGGAATTGGCTACACGACTTAACATAGGCTATAAATTTTTCTAAAATGCTTGATATCTTAAAATTAGGATTTTTTTTCAGAGTGCGGCATCAGCCCGTCCTTTTTTGTATTTTTGCCTATTAATTCGTCCAAAAAATCCATATGTTTTATCAAATTTTCATAAAACCACTTTTCTTTCTATTCAATCCAGAGCGTGCGCATTACCTAGCCGCAGATTTAATTCGCTTGACCTTACGTATTCCAGGGATGTCATTGCTTTTCAAAGCTTTGTTTCAGGTGGAGGATAAACGATTAGAACGGACAGTTTTTGGACTTCATTTTCCTAATCCGGTGGGTTTAGCGGCTGGATTTGATAAGAATGCGATGCTGATTGATGAATTTGCCGAATTGGGTTTTGGATTTATTGAGGTAGGTACGGTTACTCCCAAACCGCAGGACGGCAATCCTAAGCCTCGTTTATTTCGATTGCTCGAAGATGAAGCAATAATTAACCGAATGGGATTTAATAATGAAGGCTTGGCCGCGATGAAAACGCGCCTCGAAAAACGTCGTTCTAAGGTTATTGTAGGTGGAAATTTGGGAAAGAACAAAGTAACACCGAATGAATTAGCGGATGACGATTACCGCCAAGGATTCGAAGCTTTATATGATGTAGTGGATTATTTTGTAGTGAACGTTAGTTCGCCGAACACCCCTAATCTGCGAGCACTTCAAGAGAAAGAGCCCCTTAAGCAATTGTTGCAGACCTTGCAAGATTTGAATGCCTTGAAACCGGTACAGAAACCGATTTTATTGAAAATTGCGCCG encodes:
- a CDS encoding alanine dehydrogenase, encoding MAKILEHNPFQDLLSKQGIAPLEAMAWTKQNAQSIRISLPKESDPNENRISLSPQAVALLTNNGHEIVIEKGAGERAGFSDSDYLLAGASVSEDVAMIWQSALTLKITPPTIAEIARMKEGQAFISSASYQHLSSELIDAMNAKKLLAIGLEFVEDNGGGFPFIKIMAEIAGQLILPIATDLIQKKKGLLLGHVTGVPPCNLVLLGAGQVVEQVARAAASAGIQFQVFDKDIYKLQRLKAALGFPIVTQVIDSENLAKALQEAQIIVGALRSDSGITPCIVTEEMVSKLNPGTLILDVCIDQGGCFETSEPCTIQKPTFEKYGVTHFCVPNIPSLVAHTASLAMSNLMTSFILKAGKTGGVEEMLWQGKSFMKGVFCYKGFVTQPSTGKLFNKPVKDIQLLLLSKS
- the tsaE gene encoding tRNA (adenosine(37)-N6)-threonylcarbamoyltransferase complex ATPase subunit type 1 TsaE; the encoded protein is MRPWDKYSITELPEIAASLIRETKDYPNVWLFRGEMGAGKTTLIKEICQQLGVAQSVQSPTFSLVNEYVDGKGNPVYHFDLYRLKNAQEAFDIGLEEYLDSGHLCLVEWPEQAEEFWTFEHLELNVSHVDDAHRKLEVVWRRY
- a CDS encoding SDR family oxidoreductase, with translation MNKTAIISGGSQGIGKALVKKFLLEGFTVYTCSRTGEKLKELSAEFNSPLLHTFVADLSDKKQCQNFAEWVLGQTKTIDVLINNAGFFMPGQIQNEEDGVLERQIEANLYSAYHLTRAFLPTLQAQKSGHIFTICSTASITAYTAGGSYCISKFALLGFTKVLREETKLQGIKVTAILPGATLTPAWDGVELPESRFIPADDVASTIYSAYTMNPSTVLEEILIRPQLGDIEL
- a CDS encoding MlaE family ABC transporter permease, which produces MSKLGKYLIFLGKLFTNPEKFRVYLALTFQECVDIGINSILIVAIVSSFLGAVTCVQTAANMDNPFVPQYIISLIVRDSTILEMGPTITCVVLAGKIGSNIAGQLGTMRITEQIDALEVMGINSRSYLVLPKIIAAMITFPMLVTLACFLAIYGGYLAGWLTGSISPQEYIKGLQFQFKGNYMIFALTKSVVFAFLIVTISAFKGFYTKGGAYEVGTASTAAVTNSCIAILIADYLLAQLLVG
- a CDS encoding transglutaminase family protein — translated: MIARIQHKLRYEYSESVTLDPHVLYLHPRKSALLTVQDFQLDIHPSPVQISKNLDPEGNIQNILFFKEPTNFLEIEMKATVETTEFNPFDFVYFPFESKTLPITYSRSYQKTLSPYLGLEGVTPNVEQMARQIASGVKYSTSAYLSALNEFIFTNFAYEIREEGNPNTPEFTLINRKGSCRDYAVLFSALCRAMGLATRFVSGYYIGVAPVDVPNQTHHLHAWVEVYLPGGGWRGYDPTQHEVVSGNHIPLAASCLPEEITPVYGSYRGSASSLLTTNVFIERI
- a CDS encoding peptidase, which translates into the protein MTYCLGITVKEGLIAIADTRITAGNEVYSNKKISIHEIKDHSLFIMTAGLRSVRDKAVTYFNQAIEDEEESYDYMFQAATSFGQKLKQVAAEDRETLEKEGYAFNLHAIVGGQMPKDNEHKLFLIFPEGNWIEINDGLKYQIIGNSNYGKPLLNRNLTNETSLKDALKMGFLSFDATQVSANDVDFPIDVVVYEKNSFKAKEIRLYKEDMQKISDDWNEALRKSLEGIEEGWMKDLISPTK
- a CDS encoding alpha-E domain-containing protein; the encoded protein is MLSRVANSIYWMNRYIERADNYARFISVNFNLALDLPPNVPEQWEPLIVATADHYNFFEHYPEANRENVLYFMTFDVNNPNSILSCLYSARENARTIRESISKEMWEYVNQIYWKVKDRVEGSKSWELARYQGFLEEIKSGSQLFYGIVDSTITRGEGWHFGQLGKLLERADKTTRFLDVKYFTLLPNVDAVGSPLDLLLWSSVLKSVSAYNMFRQQYKVVNPTNIVEFLILDKGFPRSVVHCLTEAEQSLYAISGTSFDHGYSNLAEKKLSKILSEVQFTEIDDILTTGLHQFLDAFQTSNNDIGQTIHNTYFDLKPVN
- a CDS encoding quinone-dependent dihydroorotate dehydrogenase, giving the protein MFYQIFIKPLFFLFNPERAHYLAADLIRLTLRIPGMSLLFKALFQVEDKRLERTVFGLHFPNPVGLAAGFDKNAMLIDEFAELGFGFIEVGTVTPKPQDGNPKPRLFRLLEDEAIINRMGFNNEGLAAMKTRLEKRRSKVIVGGNLGKNKVTPNELADDDYRQGFEALYDVVDYFVVNVSSPNTPNLRALQEKEPLKQLLQTLQDLNALKPVQKPILLKIAPDLSNDQLDDVIEIVLETRLAGVIATNTTLSREGLQSAHKGEMGGLSGKPLTKRSTEVVAYLHQKSNGQFPIIGVGGIHSGADAIEKLKAGASLVQIYSGFIYEGPGLIKEINQEILAAGL